From the Lathyrus oleraceus cultivar Zhongwan6 chromosome 4, CAAS_Psat_ZW6_1.0, whole genome shotgun sequence genome, one window contains:
- the LOC127135377 gene encoding uncharacterized protein LOC127135377 has product MHRQAVKSNLVDLSSDRKMIGSRNYDHPICPKPIRLSPSIPDFLKPINCSKHSHQNIDERNGVLNMIIEKNVDGMESICNGCLPCCYSGSPPRRTENPLVHDVEFLHQMEVVSPLLSRTKFSDKFSIASASTM; this is encoded by the exons atGCATCGTCAAGCAGTGAAAAGCAATCTTGTTGATTTGAGTTCAGATAGAAAAATGATTGGATCAAGAAATTATGATCACCCTATTTGCCCTAAACCTATTAGGCTTTCACCTTCCATACCTGATTTCCTCAAACCAATCAACTGTTCTAAGCATAG TCATCAAAACATTGATGAAAGGAATGGAGTGTTGAATATGATCATTGAAAAG AATGTAGATGGAATGGAATCAATATGTAATGGATGCTTACCTTGCTGTTACTCCGGCTCTCCACCGCGAAGAACAGAGAATCCATTGGTTCatgatgttgaatttcttcacCAAATGGAAGTTGTTTCACCACTATTATCACGAACTAAATTTTCTGACAAATTTAGTATTGCCTCTGCTTCTACAATGTGA
- the LOC127136807 gene encoding uncharacterized protein LOC127136807: MMINELVDLDEERLHALEVLRRQKERVARAYDKRVKGKTFTMNDLVWKVILPMDRKNKALGKWSPHWEGPFRILKAFSNNAYEIEELTEDRRILEVNGKYLKKYKPFVHEVKIITT; the protein is encoded by the coding sequence ATGATGATAAATGAGCTGGTGGATTTGGACGAAGAAAGGTTGCATGCTTTAGAAGTATTAAGAAGACAAAAGGAGAGGGTAGCAAGGGCATACGATAAGAGGGTCAAAGGTAAAACCTTCACTATGAATGATTTAGTTTGGAAAGTTATATTACCTATGGATCGAAAGAATAAAGCATTAGGAAAATGGTCTCCACATTGGGAAGGACCTTTTCGAATTTTAAAAGCCTTTTCAAATAATGCATACGAAATAGAAGAATTAACAGAGGATCGAAGAATCCTAGAAGTAAATGGGAAATACTTAAAGAAGTATAAACCATTTGTGCATGAAGTTAAAATCATAACAACATAA
- the LOC127136808 gene encoding uncharacterized protein LOC127136808, whose amino-acid sequence MAENKRQTALEVEITNMADKATYGEIYNTGHGEYSKPKPPDEQVPVELTEQRLDAIYDEEPLGFEKDPVTSSAKMLAQDPLEEIDLGNGSTKRITYISTKLDPKLKVRVIEFLRENKDCFAWDYDEMPGLKRDLVELKLPIKDGKKPIKQTPRRFAQEILSKIKKEVEILLRCNFIRTTRYVDWIANIVPVIKKNGSLRACKDFRDLNAATPKDEYPMPVAEMLVDSAAGYEYLSMLDGYSGYNQIFIAEEDVSKTAFRCPGAIGTYEWIVMPFGLKNAGAGDFLGFVVHKKGIEINQNKMEAIMKTKAPSTKKELQSLLGKINFLRRFISNLSGRTQAFSPLLRLKQGKLQWNDEHQKAFDKIKHYLTNPHILAPPCGKKPMRLYISASDTTIGSMLHKRMKMALKEPFIILYYIKPIDLYVSSHFDVIKYMLSKPIMHSRIGKWALALTEYSLTFMPLRAMKGQIVSDFIVDHAVVENPQLQVELKPWRLFFDDSTHKDGSGVGIMLLKKFEYIDIKHVPRIKNQEANDLAQIASGYKISKEKLEELVEVRGKAMAARLSPTDLESTQLGYDNKEEFEVLAIDTLIDTDWRNPIINYLKDPSTNTERKTKYMALSYVLMGNELFKKTPEGILLKCLGENEAYLALSSVHSGACGAYQAGHKMKWLLFRYGMYWPTMLKDCIEFAKGCQECQIHAGIQHAPASELHTIIKPWPFRGWALDLIGEIRPNSSKGQRFGIPESITTDQGSAFTGRKMQEFAKEMGFKLLTSTPYYAQANGQVEAANKVIIGLIKKHVGKKPKNWHKTLDQALWACRTSPKEATNTTPFQLTFGHDAVLLVEIYLQSVRIQRQGEIPSDLY is encoded by the exons ATGGCTGAGAACAAAAGACAAACGGCTCTCGAAGTCGAGATAACAAACATGGCTGACAAAGCCACATATGGTGAAATCTATAATACAGGACATGGGGAGTACTCTAAACCAAAACCCCCTGACGAACAGGTACCTGTGGAACTAACAGAACAGAGGTTAGATGCCATCTATGACGAAGAGCCTCTGGgattcgaaaaagatccagtAACGTCAAGTGCGAAGATGTTAGCGCAAGATCCTCTTGAAGAAATTGATCTCGGAAATGGGAGTACAAAAAGAATCACCTACATCAGCACTAAACTGGACCCCAAGTTGAAAGTAAGAGTAATTGAATTTCTAAGAGAAAACAAAGATTGCTTTGCTTGGGACtacgacgagatgcctggtttgaAGAGGGACTTGGTCGAATTAAAGCTGCCTATCAAGGATGGCAAGAAGCCCATCAAGCAGACTCCAAGGAGATTCGCCCAAGAGATCCTTTCAAAGATCAAAAAAGAGGTCGAAATACTTCTTCGATGCAATTTCATTAGGACCACAAGGTATGTCGATTGGATTGCAAATATAGTTCCTGTTATCAAGAAAAATGGCTCTTTGCGAGCGTGTAAAGATTTTCGTGATCTAAATGCAGCAACTCCTAAAGATGAGTATCCAATGCCTGTGGCAGAGATGCTGGTTGACTCAGCTGCAGGCTATGAATATCTCAGCatgcttgatggatattctggctATAACCAGATTTTCATTGCAGAAGAGGATGTTTCTAAAACAGCCTTTCGATGTCCAGGGGCAATAGGCACTTATGAGTGGATAGTTATGCCCTTTGGTCTAAAAAATGCTGGG GCTGGAGATTTTCtgggctttgtggtccataaaaagGGGATAGAAATCAATCAGAATAAGATGGAGGCTATTATGAAGACCAAAGCACCATCAACCAAGAAAGAATTGCAGTCATTATTAGGAAAGATAAACTTCCTAAGAAGATTCATCTCAAACTTAAGTGGTCGAACTCAAGCCTTCTCTCCCCTCTTACGCCTGAAACAAGGGAAGTTACAATGGAATGACGAACATcaaaaggcattcgacaagatcAAACATTATCTGACGAATCCTCATATCTTGGCACCACCATGTGGAAAGAAGCCTATGAGACTATATATATCAGCTTCCGACACTACCATAGGTAGCATGCTGCACAAGAGAATGAAGATGGCGTtgaaagagccatttattatctta TATTATATAAAACCTATTGATTTATACGTCTCTTCACATTTTGATGTCATcaagtatatgttatctaagcCAATAATGCACAGTCGAATTGGCAAATGGGCTTTAGCACTCACTGAATACTCTTTAACCTTTATGCCCTTAAGGGCAATGAAAGGACAAATAGTATCAGACTTTATTGTAGACCATGCAGTGGTCGAAAATCCTCAACTTCAAGTTGAGTTGAAACCTTGGAGATTATTCTTCGATGATTCCACTCATAAGGATGGAAGTGGGGTTGGGATCAT GTTACTAAAAAAATTTGAATATATCGACATAAAACATGTCCCTAGAATAAAAAACCAAGAAGCTAATGACTTAGCACAAATAGCTTCAgggtataaaatttcaaaagaaaagCTAGAAGAACTTGTCGAAGTAAGAGGAAAGGCAATGGCTGCCAGATTGTCTCCGACAGATTTGGAAAGCACTCAGTTAGGATATGATAACAAAGAGGAGTTTGAAGTACTGGCCATTGATACCTTAATAGATACAGATTGGAGGAATCCAATTATTAATTATCTTAAGGACCCTTCGACAAATACAGAAAGAAAAACCAAGTACATGGCTTTATCTTATGTTTTAATGGGGAATGAATTATTCAAGAAAACCCCTGAAGGGATCCTGTTGAAATGTTTAGGAGAAAACGAAGCTTACTTGGCATTATCTAGTGTACATAGTGGAGCCTGTGGAGCATACCAGgcaggccataagatgaaatggttgcTTTTCAGATATGGAATGTATTGGCCCACCATGTTAAAAGACTGTATAGAGTTTGCTAAGGGTTGCCAAGAATGTCAAATACATGCAGGAATTCAACATGCTCCTGCAAGTGAGCTTCATACAATTATTAAGCCTTGGCCTTTCAGAGGGTGGGCATTAGATCtaattggggaaattcgaccCAATTCATCCAAAGGTCAAAG ATTTGGAATCCCAGAAAgtataacaacagatcaaggatcagcttttactggtcgaaagatgcaagagTTTGCAAAGGAGATGGGTTTCAAATTATTAACATCCACACCCtattatgctcaagccaatgggcaagTCGAAGCTGCCAATAAAGTAATAATTGgtttaatcaaaaaacatgtagggaagaagccaaaaaattggcacaaaactTTAGATCAAGCACTTTGGGCTTGTCGAACCTCCCCTAAAGAAGCTACTAACACTACACCTTTCCAGCTTACATTCGGACATGATGCAGTATTACTTGTCGAAATCTACTTGCAATCAGTGAGAATCCAAAGACAAGGAGAAATTCCATCTGACTTATACTAG